One window of the Clostridium sp. MB40-C1 genome contains the following:
- the dnaN gene encoding DNA polymerase III subunit beta, with amino-acid sequence MKFTCAKNKLQEAISIAQKAVTGKSPMPILQGIYLSAKSDQLTLIGSDIDLSIETKVTAEIQEEGSIVVDSKLFGEIIRKLPNSSVEIHTVDNNSIEIICEKSKFTLIHMDADEFPNLPNINENMIFSISQKILKNMIKGTIFAIAQDETRPILTGVLFEVTDEKLNLVALDGYRLALRSNNIDNDNTINAVIPGKTLNEVAKILSEDEESVKITFTPNHILFNLGQTKIISRLLEGEFIRYTAILPEEFNSQVIAKKAELLNCIERASLMAKEGNTNLIKFDIKEDNLIITSNSQLGTVVEEMNIILQGEELQIAFNSKYLIDVLKIIDDEEIVLEFSSSVSPCIIKNKENSKYIYLVLPVRLLNV; translated from the coding sequence ATGAAATTTACATGTGCTAAAAACAAACTACAAGAAGCTATATCAATAGCTCAAAAAGCTGTAACTGGAAAATCACCAATGCCTATACTTCAAGGAATATACCTATCAGCCAAAAGCGATCAACTAACATTAATTGGTTCTGATATAGATCTAAGTATAGAAACTAAAGTTACTGCAGAAATTCAAGAAGAAGGAAGTATTGTAGTTGATTCAAAATTATTTGGTGAAATTATAAGGAAACTTCCTAACAGTTCAGTAGAAATACATACTGTAGATAATAATTCAATAGAAATTATCTGTGAGAAATCTAAATTTACTTTAATACATATGGATGCAGATGAGTTTCCTAATTTACCAAATATAAATGAAAACATGATTTTTAGTATTTCTCAAAAAATATTAAAAAATATGATAAAAGGTACTATTTTTGCCATTGCCCAAGATGAAACAAGGCCAATACTTACAGGTGTATTATTTGAGGTTACAGATGAAAAACTTAATCTTGTTGCATTAGATGGTTATAGATTGGCTTTAAGAAGCAATAATATAGATAACGATAATACGATAAATGCTGTAATTCCAGGAAAAACACTAAATGAAGTGGCTAAAATATTAAGTGAAGATGAAGAAAGTGTAAAAATTACTTTTACACCTAATCACATTTTATTTAATTTAGGTCAGACTAAGATTATATCAAGACTTTTAGAAGGAGAATTTATTAGATATACTGCTATTCTTCCAGAAGAATTCAATTCTCAAGTTATTGCTAAAAAAGCAGAACTTTTAAATTGTATTGAAAGAGCTTCTCTTATGGCTAAGGAAGGTAACACTAATTTGATAAAATTCGACATCAAGGAAGATAATTTAATAATCACATCAAATTCTCAATTGGGAACTGTGGTTGAGGAAATGAATATAATTTTGCAAGGAGAAGAATTACAAATTGCATTTAACTCAAAATATTTGATTGATGTTTTAAAAATAATAGATGATGAAGAAATTGTTTTGGAATTTTCTAGTAGCGTAAGTCCTTGTATTATAAAAAATAAAGAAAATAGTAAATATATATACTTGGTACTTCCTGTACGATTACTAAATGTTTAA